The following is a genomic window from Strongyloides ratti genome assembly S_ratti_ED321, chromosome : 1.
ACATATTTGAAATActtttcataaataatttttgtttaactaGAGGTAGACGACACTTCCATAACATTTtgataaacaatttaaaaaaaaagtaattaattaCATAAAACTTTACAGTATGATATACAAGTAAGATTTTtgataatgttaataaaatgtttatcaaaattaaaaaaaaacattttttttattgctgAAATAATTAGTTAACATACAACGCTATATCTACATTATTCAAATATTCGTTGTGGGATATTCCtttgaacttttttttaagaaataaaaaattggaCAAAACgcttataaaataaaacgaTGAAGTGGTATTATTTGGGACATAATACtgtaagtttttaaattattaatttttaaaaaaatttttagagaAGACATCTTTTAACTTGCTATTATCTAACTTGCGCTTTTGGTTATCCTCTCTATGCAGCTCTTAATTGGGATAAATTTATACCAAGacaaatagaaaatatagatgaaaaattagaaaaaaagaatgtttaaaaaattagtttattgcaggtttttattttaacattagtttttaatatcaaatcTTTTGTTACATGTGGTTTGTCAGAAATGTTAGAAAACACACTAGTTATACTTGTAACAAATATtgtaaatcaaataaattttttaaattattattattatgtattttttaaaatataaaatttatactttaatacggtaaatttacatttttagaCAGTAAAAGTATTACCTTTATCATTAGTTACATAACGGAAgctttttttgttttattgatgaatgttatttataatttgaagGTCTAATGAACGATATTtattaagtttaaaaataggtcttgtaaaattttaaattgtttaataagacaaaaaattatttaaatgttttttcaaAAAGTAGATATATTTAGAGAGATTAcaaatgtcttttttttgttaaataaaataaatgtcaaTTTATGTACTTTCCAGATTCAACATTCTAACAATGACACATAGGTCATTcgaataataattaaagtttGAACTTTGAAAAAACATGAAAAGATggatattttgaaataattttataagtaaatattgtaaataagaatttttctcctattcataatataaaacttttgcTAAGAAATAAATTCCTTATTTGCTTTGATAACtttctaaataattaaaattttatttaatgtttttgctataaaaaagaacagaagaaattttatttcaattataaactaaaatttttacaagtttattaataatttagtaaatattttagaaaaatataatacagTCATTAAAGTATTAGAAAAGttatttacataatttatattgttgcctaactatattttctttgtatataaacttttttagcGACAACTTTTGCTCCGAGCTACAAAACCTCTAGATATCCTAGGAGTATTAAAACCTACTGAACGTGAACGCATAACtctaaactttttattacaatGTTGTGTCAGAAAAAACTCTTCCATTTCATATAAAACAATCCATTTTTCTACACTGACTTTTGAATACacaaatgattttaaatattctctACCCATGTTAACGTTAAATCCGGGTAGTGCTTCTTTCATTGGTTTACCATAAACCATACTTTTAAGTGACAACGGTTTTATCATGATTTGACGAATAAATTCAAGCATAAATAATCCACAATCATGTCCATTCATTTGTTGATATGggttttttaattcaattacttttaatttacttGTATCTAAAAACCAAGAATTTTCAAAAGATTcctcttttaataaattatagtaACAAGACTTGACGTATTCTTTAAGAACGATTGGACAAAAATATCTGTTCCCCTTAAAAGCACCTACACTTGAATCGTAGACAAGAATAGCAGAAAAAATATCATCCtcactttttatattttcatttttattttctttacttCTTACTAAACAGTTTTTTGGTTGATAGATAATTCCAGCTATccaatgattttttaaatgtattggAATTACAATAACATCGAAATCAAAGATACTAAGACAGAATGTTGAAGAATGGTAAATGTTCTCACGTGAAATCCTTCGAGCATTACTTCTAAGGTGATGAAATGCAGgcaaattattaaattcagGCAAATTAAATTCAACGTTCCGTGTTAATCttgtatataataatgtgttgaaaattttaacacGAATtccattattatttaaagaattacTAACAATCGTATTCATTCGTTTTCTCCATTTATTGAGATAAGCATCAATTATATCATTGTGAAGCCATTGCTTATAAAACAGAGATCCAAACCCTTTACCATTTAGATCATAAATTTCATTGGTTTCAGCATTTATTGATCTAAAGATAATggaatttaaatatttatcaaaaatatgattatttttgACAAACCGGAGCTGGGTGGAAAAGGTACTatttaaattagaaaaagatTGGTTCCTCGTAGTTAAAAATTCCTTTAATTTAAAGTCTGACTCCTCGATGGAATAATCATTTCTcattataacaatatattgTGTTTTAGTACTTTTGTTAGAAACATAAGTAACAGGTTTGAGTTTGAACGGTAAAATacattctttaaattttgagAAAGTTATCCTATTGAAAAGAATGGCAGGAGAATTGTTATTGTCAATTTGACAAAAAGTCAACAATTTTTGATCGATTTTTTGAATAGATTCACTATCACTGTTTACTATTggaattgttaaaattaaacaattaagAGAGTCACCACAACACATTCTAGTCTCAGGTGTTTGACATAACAATATTTCCTTGCATTTGTCTTTTGAACATATTGTTAAAACTATAGCTGCACCTTGTTTTTCACTATTATCTAAAaactaaataaattttatattcaatattgatatattatcaatttacctttattttagatatatCATTCTTGTCAAAGTATATACAAAAAACAGATCCCAGACGATTTAACATTGCacaaacttttattttatcatccAACAAAATGACATCTGAAGCAAGTAGAATTTCACCGCGATTTGCAAAAATCTTCACTGCTTTTAATACAACATGACTACTATCACAATTTTTCCATGTCTCCTTGTCGTTTCTTCTAAAAATCACTGCAACTTCTGATTcagatttaaaattttctaaaaaatgggttgttttatttacattCATTACCAAGATTTCTATATATAAcagtatatttatttataatttttcttttacaaaAAAGTTGTCTTCCGTTGTGATGTATGCCTAAAACAATTTGTAAATCAACGACACAccaattttttatgataaacataagaaaagattaaaagttctatattgaaatattatgtttaaatttaaaaataaagtacgCATATCTATCATATTTATTAGCAAAACTTTGTGTTTGAATTAATGTCAATTTTCTTTGTTCACAGAATAATTAATAGTTAAATTTAAgtaatttgtttattttcaattagatagtatttataaaaactatgactttaaaaaaatacaatgaAGTACATAtgaaaatgtataaaatttaaatgctaaattaaatttagatTTTACCTTGTAATACATTATCAGTCAATTTagtttttattgaaattaacATATATTGTTTAATAGTAACTATTGTAGATTTCGTAATGTAATATTGCAATTGTTAAATTGTAATCTTTGGACTGATAAATTTGatgatttattaaagtaGTGCTGacaaatgtttatatattttggcACAAAGAAATACCACGCCTACAAGCCGCCATAGCTCAGTCGGTTAGAGCGTGGGTCTAATAAGCCCAAGGTCGCAGGTTCGACCCCTGCTGGCGGCAATTAATTTTTGGACTTTGTTTGACAAATTTGAAATTCTCTCAATATTACTaacaaaaaactttttaccTATTAAAGTGTAAGCAAATTTTctaagtttttaaaaaaaacaataccaaaagatttattttttctgaTTTGCAAAGGTAATATTTTACCacaaaaaattgtattttttaaactgatatatttttggtaaaaagaaaattgcatctagaaatgtaaaatttaaatattgtatttttggtaaaataataactttattataatttgtatGTTTTTACTTGATTAACATTTACTAACATCATCCTACCTGAAAGTTACTCAACAAAAGATACTTTCTTCTTgagtaaatttaaataatctttgTATGTTTAGTAACAAATTTAGataatcatataaaatttcttttctctgatatcattttctttaagcaataataattttatctaaattaagatatttttttattgtattaatttttataaaataaaaaatttccaaaatttatgttttagttatttaataatatattatttatgagTACCCTGcataaatttgaaatatgCAAATTTTtagacaataaaaaaaaccattatcataataatattttttttttaatttatataaaataaatatatattatataggTCAAAGTagtcttttattatttatatttttagttatgaaatttagatttttttttaataattgttaatatatttacacttctaataaaatgttttataatttaaagaaagaATGATATTTGTaaactttttgataaattaaatttttaaatgatacttagagatttttgttattcagttaaatatatttcaattattgttatttaattgaaaatacaaatatatattcaagtgtaattgaaaaagaagtataaataatttataaaattatttaatttgattcagtatctaaaaattgatatttaaaataaaaaagatgtaaaaataaaagtaatgtaATTGTATTTGAATTACAATATTTTGATCAACAAAATTtagattaatatttaaaaatattaacattttaaaaatgtttaaaatgtttttttttcctttattaaatttaaaatatttttaaacataactttttattctatttataaaatatagtttgaaaaagaattttattacCACGTAgtgtttatttattaattacaaatttaatttttataataatattaatttaattcatttacttgtagtataatatattcatatactttttttcaatatagtTGGCATAGTTTTTGATATacaaaaatgaatatttgtaattttaatatctaaataaacataaatttttaaaaatgataaatttattcattttatataaagtgagaaataattattttagtggtaagttataaaaatgtatatatatactctttaaaatagttaaacAAATACATGGaaattgtattaaatataCTGTAAATTGTCAAAGACATGATagaatacttttttttaattgtagacaatgtttcaaaaataatagaatggcaagataatgtatatatatatatatataaaaacattcatagtaaaattatcaaaatattgacattttatatatgttaaaaaatataaaaatattaaactagttaatttttgataaaagtatatgtactctaattttataaattatatgcACAAAGTAAATACTTCATCggtttaaattattttcttatcattaataatactaagattcttgttaaatttaataaaaacatctCTTTCAAATTTAGCTGGAGTTTCTAGTGCTTTTGTTATGGCAAAAGAGTCTAAATTTATAGAGATTATTGATGTACTTGTATCACCAAGAGCTTTATTAAGAAGTGATAGACTAGATCCATGATCATCAtcatgaaatattttttgaatagaaaGTGTTGAAACAGGTATTGAGAGAAGTTCAATTGCATATTCAGAAAGGTGAAATGATTTTGAGGAATATGAACGCCAAAATTCTAATGGTGGTAATTGAGTATTTATAGATGTGTTAGAATTTAGTGATTGGTTATCTATGGAAGATGATTCAAAAACAGAAAATGCTTGATTATTTgaagaatatatattatcaaagtATGACTGTACAACAACTTCTgccataatattttttttattttcattatttttattattatcttgtAATTGTTTTCTTCTTTGATTTGCTGCTTGTAACAAGTCAGGAAATAATGAAGATGCTGGATGAGAAATAGTATTTGACCCTGTATTATTAGAAGATGCCTCAGAAGATGTGGAACTTGCTGAAGAAAGAGATGGTGATGATACTGATTGTACATTTGTTGATTGTTcaatagatatattttcatttaattgaaaattcaTTCGTTTTGTTAATGCTTTTTCAATAGCTGTTTTAGCACAAGCAATTTGTGAATCATCTAATAAAACAGCTAATTGAGTATTTAGAGCTGTTGCTTCAATAAATGTACTATCAAAATTTGGTGATTCTGTATCTAATATATTAGCTGTAGCCATATTAagttcattttttaattcataacATAAATCTTCAAACCCATTATAACCTCTTTCTAATGATACTTTTAATTGCATAAGACTAGGAACAACTTTATCTATTGTTGTTAATTCATTACCAATAATTCTTGAAGTATGAtcattaaacatttttaaaagttgtaTTAATTGATCTAATTGATTCCATTTCTCTTCATTCATCATTGTAGAAgaagtattaaaattaacttttcttaaaaatattgttaaaaaaacttCTTTAGCAGTAAGAACAGCAGAtgctaatttaaaaaaactatcATACTGATTAATTTCTTGACCATATTCAGAAAGatgtttattaaattcatCAATATTTTGTTGATTACATAAAAATGGATTCATCATCTGACTAAatgctttttttaaattttgaactGTACTATTTGATTGaagaactttttttaaaaattgatatagtttaaaattatatggcATCATTtgttttgtaaataaatcattatcATCTATTCCACATTCAGTTAAACCATgtgttaatattttagaagCTTTATCTATATCCATATTATATTCTTGTAAAATTGATTTAACTGTTTcacttaaaattattttaaattcatcatttttaaatataattggtTTAACAGcaagtaaaataatttcaatttttccagtatttttattataataagttACAGAAACACATAATCTATATTCTtcataatttcttttaatactTTCAAATGTTccatttttttcatcatatgTTGATGGTGTACTTGAAATTTGACTAGGTGAGATTGATGAAGAACATGAAACAGTTGCAGGTGAGATCTGTAAATTTGGGAGATTTATTGAAGATCCATTAACACATGAATCATCGGAAATTATGGTAACATCACTTTGAATTGATGGTggaaaagaaataattgaTTCATTTGAATTTTGTATATGGCATTCATTGTCATTTAACATAGTAGTTTCATGATATTTTCGTTTTCTTGAAgtaaatatatcaattgaTTTTGGTGATATTTTAAGTAAGTCAATCATTAATGTATAACTAGATAATTTAGAaagttctttttttaatatatcagtCATTTGctgatatttattattaagaatctacaaataaaaattatcaaaattttaacatttattttatttacctCATCTATATCTTTTACTTCAACTGGAATATCAAATTTTGGTTGAgccatttttaaaaaatttctaaaatcagaattttgaataatttttaatggtaATTGTGTTGTTCCTAACATCATAGCTAATTTAACTTCAAgatctttttgttttttatccTCCTTCATCCATTTATCTTCATTTCCTTGATTACCTGAAAGAATATTTGATGGAGATCTACTAAATATACTACTATCATTATTTTCACTACTACTATTATCTCcactattaatattttcattattaacaCTTCCAGGAGAAGTAGtttctttttcatcattttttatatttattttttcttccttattatcatttctttcattattatttgttggTAAAAATGAACTAATATTAGCAGTCATTATATTAAGAAGTTCACTAGGATTATATTGAACATTTCCtaacatattattattcatattaCCATTTAATTGAATATGTTGATTCTTATTTTGTGTATTactcattttattattattttcattttgataatttGTTACTTGTGAATGAGCTTTAGCACTTAAAGTATTCCAAATATTATTCATATCTGGTTGTTGTTTAagttgattattttttattccaCCACCAATAGCATTAAAATTTCCTCTCATCTTATTGTAGTTTCCTGTAAAAACAGATGCATTAGTAAGTATGTGACGATTAATATTGTTATCATTTCTAAATATACCACTGCTTTTTTGGTAATTACCTCCattattgaaattattataattattattagtagAATTTTTGAATGTAGGTGTTGTAGGATTACCTATTTGACTGACACTTCTTTCACGGGTATACTCTTGTTTAAGTCTTTGAAATTCAGCAAATTCGGCAGGATGTTTTTTGAGATGACAGGCTAATGTTGATGTATGTGGTCCTTTGAGCATATAACTACAATCTCCTATAATACATCTACTAATATTTTCttgtttattataaacaaaatatttccaAACTGGTGTCTGTTTATTTGTTCCACCGCTTCGTATAGCTGCAGCAGGATTTCTATGCCAGGACCAGTCATCTTCAGGAAATAAAGCAGCAGCAGGTGATGCAGCAACAGCAACAGCTCCTGGAATACCAACAGTTGGTGGAGTTGTTGACATGGGTGTTTGTGATGATCCACGATGGGAAGCTAATAATGTTTGTTTTAAAGCTTCTTTATTTTCAGGATTCTGTAATAAagactattaaaaaattttttttaatgtttaaagacataataacattatataaattaattttcataaaatatttgtctctaatataaatttatatatatttttttttaattttttttttataaaataattaccttaaaataattttgtgtTTGTTGCATATACATTTGTATTAAATGTGGATCATTACCATTAACTCCTATTTGTTGTTGTAAAAATTGAAGAATTTGTTGTGGATTTTCACAATTACTCATTCCAGGAATAAAAGGCATAAACATTGGATTAAATGGTTGCCCTGATGACATATTACCATTTcctcttaaaatattttgtgcATGTGAAGCAAGAAACATTGTAGCAATAGGattattcatattttgtaatacattttgtatattattacttttatgttcattgttattattattattattgttattaccACGTTGAATATGTTCAGATTTTGTAGTATTTTCAATTGGTGAATTATTTGTATCATcagaatcttttttaataccatcttcacatttaaatattccaTTATTAGTTactttagaaaaaatatttcccCAGTCAACATTAAATTCTCCATTACtattatcttcattttttggAAAAAGTGAAGCTAATGAACTTGATATTCCATTTTCAGTATGATTTTTACAATTTCCATCAACATTATCTAATcttattttcttttgttcAGATACACCATCTGATGATGTATTTATATCAAGATTAAAgtccatttttttaataatatatattttgatttttttttataatatttctaattaataatatatttgtaatatttattaaacaagTTGGTAGttaatattgtatatattttaatgttctctttgtacaaaaaaaaattaaatgctTATAGGAAAGAATTATACAATGATTTGTTATAGACTATATTTCctgaaattataaaaaaaaacttttttaatgttatcaataatatt
Proteins encoded in this region:
- a CDS encoding Peptidase C48, SUMO/Sentrin/Ubl1 family-containing protein; protein product: MLISIKTKLTDNVLQGIHHNGRQLFCKRKIINKYTVIYRNLEVAVIFRRNDKETWKNCDSSHVVLKAVKIFANRGEILLASDVILLDDKIKVCAMLNRLGSVFCIYFDKNDISKIKFLDNSEKQGAAIVLTICSKDKCKEILLCQTPETRMCCGDSLNCLILTIPIVNSDSESIQKIDQKLLTFCQIDNNNSPAILFNRITFSKFKECILPFKLKPVTYVSNKSTKTQYIVIMRNDYSIEESDFKLKEFLTTRNQSFSNLNSTFSTQLRSINAETNEIYDLNGKGFGSLFYKQWLHNDIIDAYLNKWRKRMNTIVSNSLNNNGIRVKIFNTLLYTRLTRNVEFNLPEFNNLPAFHHLRSNARRISRENIYHSSTFCLSIFDFDVIVIPIHLKNHWIAGIIYQPKNCLVRSKENKNENIKSAFKGNRYFCPIVLKEYVKSCYYNLLKEESFENSWFLDTSKLKVIELKNPYQQMNGHDCGLFMLEFIRQIMIKPLSLKSMVYGKPMKEALPGFNVNMGREYLKSFVYSKVSVEKWIVLYEMEEFFLTQHCNKKFRVMRSRSLGAKVVAKKVYIQRKYS
- a CDS encoding HAT dimerisation domain, C-terminal and Ribonuclease H-like domain-containing protein translates to MDFNLDINTSSDGVSEQKKIRLDNVDGNCKNHTENGISSSLASLFPKNEDNSNGEFNVDWGNIFSKVTNNGIFKCEDGIKKDSDDTNNSPIENTTKSEHIQRGNNNNNNNNNEHKSNNIQNVLQNMNNPIATMFLASHAQNILRGNGNMSSGQPFNPMFMPFIPGMSNCENPQQILQFLQQQIGVNGNDPHLIQMYMQQTQNYFKSLLQNPENKEALKQTLLASHRGSSQTPMSTTPPTVGIPGAVAVAASPAAALFPEDDWSWHRNPAAAIRSGGTNKQTPVWKYFVYNKQENISRCIIGDCSYMLKGPHTSTLACHLKKHPAEFAEFQRLKQEYTRERSVSQIGNPTTPTFKNSTNNNYNNFNNGGNYNKMRGNFNAIGGGIKNNQLKQQPDMNNIWNTLSAKAHSQVTNYQNENNNKMSNTQNKNQHIQLNGNMNNNMLGNVQYNPSELLNIMTANISSFLPTNNNERNDNKEEKINIKNDEKETTSPGSVNNENINSGDNSSSENNDSSIFSRSPSNILSGNQGNEDKWMKEDKKQKDLEVKLAMMLGTTQLPLKIIQNSDFRNFLKMAQPKFDIPVEVKDIDEILNNKYQQMTDILKKELSKLSSYTLMIDLLKISPKSIDIFTSRKRKYHETTMLNDNECHIQNSNESIISFPPSIQSDVTIISDDSCVNGSSINLPNLQISPATVSCSSSISPSQISSTPSTYDEKNGTFESIKRNYEEYRLCVSVTYYNKNTGKIEIILLAVKPIIFKNDEFKIILSETVKSILQEYNMDIDKASKILTHGLTECGIDDNDLFTKQMMPYNFKLYQFLKKVLQSNSTVQNLKKAFSQMMNPFLCNQQNIDEFNKHLSEYGQEINQYDSFFKLASAVLTAKEVFLTIFLRKVNFNTSSTMMNEEKWNQLDQLIQLLKMFNDHTSRIIGNELTTIDKVVPSLMQLKVSLERGYNGFEDLCYELKNELNMATANILDTESPNFDSTFIEATALNTQLAVLLDDSQIACAKTAIEKALTKRMNFQLNENISIEQSTNVQSVSSPSLSSASSTSSEASSNNTGSNTISHPASSLFPDLLQAANQRRKQLQDNNKNNENKKNIMAEVVVQSYFDNIYSSNNQAFSVFESSSIDNQSLNSNTSINTQLPPLEFWRSYSSKSFHLSEYAIELLSIPVSTLSIQKIFHDDDHGSSLSLLNKALGDTSTSIISINLDSFAITKALETPAKFERDVFIKFNKNLSIINDKKII